The following proteins come from a genomic window of Haliaeetus albicilla chromosome 23, bHalAlb1.1, whole genome shotgun sequence:
- the RLIM gene encoding E3 ubiquitin-protein ligase RLIM isoform X2: MGSGTLPLIKMESSDSSDKGSIDQSEAQRQSQLDRLDREEAFYQFVNNLSEEDYRLMRDNNLLGTPGAESAEDVSNGDSIIDWLNSVRQTGNTTRSGQRGNQSWRAVSRTNPNSGDFRFSLEINVNRNNGNTNPETENEPSVEPSSGEDLENSQSDSEIPRSESPSVRQPGSERSTSEELTAEEASPPRGQRRARSRSPEQRRTRARTDRSRSPINPVSETPRRSHLNTSSQTLDHSSVNEAEGSSRTRQHVTLRQHTVGTEMPSENAVLFSTPEARPVPQAAGSSETNSTSESATPGQRPPTIVLDLQVRRVRPGEYRQRDSIANRTRSRSQTPNNTVTYESERGGFRRTFSRSERAGVRTYVSTIRIPIRRILNTGLSETTSVAIQTMLRQIMTGFGELSYFMYSDSDADPSGPTPNQNVDASEPQNGGGGTSSNESTDASSGEVYEGGNEGGSTSGARREGRNTRGSVTFEESGSLPFLSLAQFFLLNEDDDDQPRGLTKEQIDNLAMRNFGESDALKTCSVCITEYTEGNKLRKLPCSHEYHVHCIDRWLSENSTCPICRRAVLASGNRESVV, encoded by the exons atgggaagtg gTACTCTCCCACTCATCAAGATGGAAAGCTCAGATTCTAGTGATAAAGGAAGTATTGATCAATCGGAAGCACAACGTCAGAGTCAGCTAGATCGATTAGATCGAGAAGAAGCTTTCTACCAGTTTGTAAACAACCTGAGTGAAGAGGACTACAGGCTTATGAGAGATAACAATTTGCTAGGAACACCAG GTGCAGAGTCCGCAGAAGATGTTTCAAATGGAGATTCTATAATAGACTGGCTTAATTCAGTCCGACAGACTGGAAATACAACACGAAGTGGGCAACGAGGAAACCAGTCTTGGAGAGCAGTGAGCCGGACTAACCCAAATAGTGGTGACTTCAGGTTCAGTTTGGAAATAAATGTCAACCGTAATAATGGGAACACAAATCCAGAAACTGAGAATGAGCCATCTGTAGAGCCTTCCAGTGGGGAGGATTTGGAGAACAGCCAAAGTGACTCTGAAATTCCAAGGTCTGAATCACCATCTGTAAGGCAGCCTGGATCAGAAAGGAGCACTTCGGAGGAGCTAACAGCTGAGGAAGCTTCCCCTCCTAGAGGGCAGAGGAGAGCGAGAAGTAGGAGTCCAGAACAGCGGAGAACACGGGCTAGGACTGATAGAAGTAGGTCACCTATTAATCCAGTGAGTGAGACTCCTCGCAGGTCTCATCTCAATACATCATCTCAAACTCTTGACCACTCCTCAGTGAATGAAGCTGAGGGAAGTTCTAGAACTAGGCAGCATGTGACATTAAGGCAGCATACAGTGGGGACTGAGATGCCAAGTGAAAATGCAGTTCTGTTTTCGACCCCTGAAGCAAGACCTGTTCCTCAAGCAGCAGGTTCTTCAGAAACTAACAGCACCAGTGAGTCCGCAACTCCTGGGCAGAGGCCTCCTACCATAGTACTTGATCTTCAGGTGAGAAGAGTTCGTCCAGGGGAATATCGGCAAAGAGACAGCATAGCCAACAGAACTCGGTCCAGGTCCCAGACACCTAACAACACAGTCACTTACGAAAGTGAACGGGGAGGGTTTAGGCGCACGTTTTCACGTTCAGAACGGGCTGGAGTGAGAACTTACGTCAGTACCATTAGGATTCCTATCCGTAGGATCTTAAACACAGGCTTGAGTGAGACTACATCAGTTGCTATTCAGACTATGCTAAGGCAGATAATGACAGGCTTTGGAGAGCTGAGTTACTTTATGTATAGTGATAGTGATGCAGATCCTAGTGGCCCAACTCCAAATCAGAACGTGGATGCTTCTGAGCCACAGAACGGAGGTGGTGGTACTTCAAGCAATGAAAGTACAGATGCTAGCTCAGGGGAGGTGTATGAAGGTGGTAATGAAGGTGGTTCAACATCTGGTGCCAGACGGGAAGGTCGGAATACAAGGGGATCGGTCACATTTGAAGAAAGTGGTTCTCTACCATTCCTTAGCCTAGCACAATTTTTCCTACtaaatgaagatgatgatgacCAACCAAGAGGACTCACCAAAGAACAAATTGACAACCTAGCCATGAGGAATTTTGGTGAGAGCGATGCTCTGAAAACCTGTAGTGTGTGTATTACAGAGTACACAGAAGGCAACAAGCTCCGTAAATTGCCTTGTTCGCACGAGTATCATGTCCACTGCATTGATCGCTGGTTATCAGAAAATTCCACTTGTCCTATTTGTCGCAGAGCAGTCTTAGCTTCTGGTAACAGAGAGAGTGTTGTCTAA
- the RLIM gene encoding E3 ubiquitin-protein ligase RLIM isoform X1 has product MESSDSSDKGSIDQSEAQRQSQLDRLDREEAFYQFVNNLSEEDYRLMRDNNLLGTPGEITEEELLRRLHQVKEGPPQQNSDENRGAESAEDVSNGDSIIDWLNSVRQTGNTTRSGQRGNQSWRAVSRTNPNSGDFRFSLEINVNRNNGNTNPETENEPSVEPSSGEDLENSQSDSEIPRSESPSVRQPGSERSTSEELTAEEASPPRGQRRARSRSPEQRRTRARTDRSRSPINPVSETPRRSHLNTSSQTLDHSSVNEAEGSSRTRQHVTLRQHTVGTEMPSENAVLFSTPEARPVPQAAGSSETNSTSESATPGQRPPTIVLDLQVRRVRPGEYRQRDSIANRTRSRSQTPNNTVTYESERGGFRRTFSRSERAGVRTYVSTIRIPIRRILNTGLSETTSVAIQTMLRQIMTGFGELSYFMYSDSDADPSGPTPNQNVDASEPQNGGGGTSSNESTDASSGEVYEGGNEGGSTSGARREGRNTRGSVTFEESGSLPFLSLAQFFLLNEDDDDQPRGLTKEQIDNLAMRNFGESDALKTCSVCITEYTEGNKLRKLPCSHEYHVHCIDRWLSENSTCPICRRAVLASGNRESVV; this is encoded by the exons ATGGAAAGCTCAGATTCTAGTGATAAAGGAAGTATTGATCAATCGGAAGCACAACGTCAGAGTCAGCTAGATCGATTAGATCGAGAAGAAGCTTTCTACCAGTTTGTAAACAACCTGAGTGAAGAGGACTACAGGCTTATGAGAGATAACAATTTGCTAGGAACACCAG GTGAAATTACTGAAGAAGAGTTGCTGAGAAGGCTACACCAAGTTAAAGAAGGTCCgccacagcaaaacagtgaTGAGAATAGAG GTGCAGAGTCCGCAGAAGATGTTTCAAATGGAGATTCTATAATAGACTGGCTTAATTCAGTCCGACAGACTGGAAATACAACACGAAGTGGGCAACGAGGAAACCAGTCTTGGAGAGCAGTGAGCCGGACTAACCCAAATAGTGGTGACTTCAGGTTCAGTTTGGAAATAAATGTCAACCGTAATAATGGGAACACAAATCCAGAAACTGAGAATGAGCCATCTGTAGAGCCTTCCAGTGGGGAGGATTTGGAGAACAGCCAAAGTGACTCTGAAATTCCAAGGTCTGAATCACCATCTGTAAGGCAGCCTGGATCAGAAAGGAGCACTTCGGAGGAGCTAACAGCTGAGGAAGCTTCCCCTCCTAGAGGGCAGAGGAGAGCGAGAAGTAGGAGTCCAGAACAGCGGAGAACACGGGCTAGGACTGATAGAAGTAGGTCACCTATTAATCCAGTGAGTGAGACTCCTCGCAGGTCTCATCTCAATACATCATCTCAAACTCTTGACCACTCCTCAGTGAATGAAGCTGAGGGAAGTTCTAGAACTAGGCAGCATGTGACATTAAGGCAGCATACAGTGGGGACTGAGATGCCAAGTGAAAATGCAGTTCTGTTTTCGACCCCTGAAGCAAGACCTGTTCCTCAAGCAGCAGGTTCTTCAGAAACTAACAGCACCAGTGAGTCCGCAACTCCTGGGCAGAGGCCTCCTACCATAGTACTTGATCTTCAGGTGAGAAGAGTTCGTCCAGGGGAATATCGGCAAAGAGACAGCATAGCCAACAGAACTCGGTCCAGGTCCCAGACACCTAACAACACAGTCACTTACGAAAGTGAACGGGGAGGGTTTAGGCGCACGTTTTCACGTTCAGAACGGGCTGGAGTGAGAACTTACGTCAGTACCATTAGGATTCCTATCCGTAGGATCTTAAACACAGGCTTGAGTGAGACTACATCAGTTGCTATTCAGACTATGCTAAGGCAGATAATGACAGGCTTTGGAGAGCTGAGTTACTTTATGTATAGTGATAGTGATGCAGATCCTAGTGGCCCAACTCCAAATCAGAACGTGGATGCTTCTGAGCCACAGAACGGAGGTGGTGGTACTTCAAGCAATGAAAGTACAGATGCTAGCTCAGGGGAGGTGTATGAAGGTGGTAATGAAGGTGGTTCAACATCTGGTGCCAGACGGGAAGGTCGGAATACAAGGGGATCGGTCACATTTGAAGAAAGTGGTTCTCTACCATTCCTTAGCCTAGCACAATTTTTCCTACtaaatgaagatgatgatgacCAACCAAGAGGACTCACCAAAGAACAAATTGACAACCTAGCCATGAGGAATTTTGGTGAGAGCGATGCTCTGAAAACCTGTAGTGTGTGTATTACAGAGTACACAGAAGGCAACAAGCTCCGTAAATTGCCTTGTTCGCACGAGTATCATGTCCACTGCATTGATCGCTGGTTATCAGAAAATTCCACTTGTCCTATTTGTCGCAGAGCAGTCTTAGCTTCTGGTAACAGAGAGAGTGTTGTCTAA
- the RLIM gene encoding E3 ubiquitin-protein ligase RLIM isoform X4, with protein MRIEFPVFFAGAESAEDVSNGDSIIDWLNSVRQTGNTTRSGQRGNQSWRAVSRTNPNSGDFRFSLEINVNRNNGNTNPETENEPSVEPSSGEDLENSQSDSEIPRSESPSVRQPGSERSTSEELTAEEASPPRGQRRARSRSPEQRRTRARTDRSRSPINPVSETPRRSHLNTSSQTLDHSSVNEAEGSSRTRQHVTLRQHTVGTEMPSENAVLFSTPEARPVPQAAGSSETNSTSESATPGQRPPTIVLDLQVRRVRPGEYRQRDSIANRTRSRSQTPNNTVTYESERGGFRRTFSRSERAGVRTYVSTIRIPIRRILNTGLSETTSVAIQTMLRQIMTGFGELSYFMYSDSDADPSGPTPNQNVDASEPQNGGGGTSSNESTDASSGEVYEGGNEGGSTSGARREGRNTRGSVTFEESGSLPFLSLAQFFLLNEDDDDQPRGLTKEQIDNLAMRNFGESDALKTCSVCITEYTEGNKLRKLPCSHEYHVHCIDRWLSENSTCPICRRAVLASGNRESVV; from the exons aTGAGAATAGAG TTCCCTGTCTTTTTCGCAGGTGCAGAGTCCGCAGAAGATGTTTCAAATGGAGATTCTATAATAGACTGGCTTAATTCAGTCCGACAGACTGGAAATACAACACGAAGTGGGCAACGAGGAAACCAGTCTTGGAGAGCAGTGAGCCGGACTAACCCAAATAGTGGTGACTTCAGGTTCAGTTTGGAAATAAATGTCAACCGTAATAATGGGAACACAAATCCAGAAACTGAGAATGAGCCATCTGTAGAGCCTTCCAGTGGGGAGGATTTGGAGAACAGCCAAAGTGACTCTGAAATTCCAAGGTCTGAATCACCATCTGTAAGGCAGCCTGGATCAGAAAGGAGCACTTCGGAGGAGCTAACAGCTGAGGAAGCTTCCCCTCCTAGAGGGCAGAGGAGAGCGAGAAGTAGGAGTCCAGAACAGCGGAGAACACGGGCTAGGACTGATAGAAGTAGGTCACCTATTAATCCAGTGAGTGAGACTCCTCGCAGGTCTCATCTCAATACATCATCTCAAACTCTTGACCACTCCTCAGTGAATGAAGCTGAGGGAAGTTCTAGAACTAGGCAGCATGTGACATTAAGGCAGCATACAGTGGGGACTGAGATGCCAAGTGAAAATGCAGTTCTGTTTTCGACCCCTGAAGCAAGACCTGTTCCTCAAGCAGCAGGTTCTTCAGAAACTAACAGCACCAGTGAGTCCGCAACTCCTGGGCAGAGGCCTCCTACCATAGTACTTGATCTTCAGGTGAGAAGAGTTCGTCCAGGGGAATATCGGCAAAGAGACAGCATAGCCAACAGAACTCGGTCCAGGTCCCAGACACCTAACAACACAGTCACTTACGAAAGTGAACGGGGAGGGTTTAGGCGCACGTTTTCACGTTCAGAACGGGCTGGAGTGAGAACTTACGTCAGTACCATTAGGATTCCTATCCGTAGGATCTTAAACACAGGCTTGAGTGAGACTACATCAGTTGCTATTCAGACTATGCTAAGGCAGATAATGACAGGCTTTGGAGAGCTGAGTTACTTTATGTATAGTGATAGTGATGCAGATCCTAGTGGCCCAACTCCAAATCAGAACGTGGATGCTTCTGAGCCACAGAACGGAGGTGGTGGTACTTCAAGCAATGAAAGTACAGATGCTAGCTCAGGGGAGGTGTATGAAGGTGGTAATGAAGGTGGTTCAACATCTGGTGCCAGACGGGAAGGTCGGAATACAAGGGGATCGGTCACATTTGAAGAAAGTGGTTCTCTACCATTCCTTAGCCTAGCACAATTTTTCCTACtaaatgaagatgatgatgacCAACCAAGAGGACTCACCAAAGAACAAATTGACAACCTAGCCATGAGGAATTTTGGTGAGAGCGATGCTCTGAAAACCTGTAGTGTGTGTATTACAGAGTACACAGAAGGCAACAAGCTCCGTAAATTGCCTTGTTCGCACGAGTATCATGTCCACTGCATTGATCGCTGGTTATCAGAAAATTCCACTTGTCCTATTTGTCGCAGAGCAGTCTTAGCTTCTGGTAACAGAGAGAGTGTTGTCTAA
- the RLIM gene encoding E3 ubiquitin-protein ligase RLIM isoform X3 → MESSDSSDKGSIDQSEAQRQSQLDRLDREEAFYQFVNNLSEEDYRLMRDNNLLGTPGAESAEDVSNGDSIIDWLNSVRQTGNTTRSGQRGNQSWRAVSRTNPNSGDFRFSLEINVNRNNGNTNPETENEPSVEPSSGEDLENSQSDSEIPRSESPSVRQPGSERSTSEELTAEEASPPRGQRRARSRSPEQRRTRARTDRSRSPINPVSETPRRSHLNTSSQTLDHSSVNEAEGSSRTRQHVTLRQHTVGTEMPSENAVLFSTPEARPVPQAAGSSETNSTSESATPGQRPPTIVLDLQVRRVRPGEYRQRDSIANRTRSRSQTPNNTVTYESERGGFRRTFSRSERAGVRTYVSTIRIPIRRILNTGLSETTSVAIQTMLRQIMTGFGELSYFMYSDSDADPSGPTPNQNVDASEPQNGGGGTSSNESTDASSGEVYEGGNEGGSTSGARREGRNTRGSVTFEESGSLPFLSLAQFFLLNEDDDDQPRGLTKEQIDNLAMRNFGESDALKTCSVCITEYTEGNKLRKLPCSHEYHVHCIDRWLSENSTCPICRRAVLASGNRESVV, encoded by the exons ATGGAAAGCTCAGATTCTAGTGATAAAGGAAGTATTGATCAATCGGAAGCACAACGTCAGAGTCAGCTAGATCGATTAGATCGAGAAGAAGCTTTCTACCAGTTTGTAAACAACCTGAGTGAAGAGGACTACAGGCTTATGAGAGATAACAATTTGCTAGGAACACCAG GTGCAGAGTCCGCAGAAGATGTTTCAAATGGAGATTCTATAATAGACTGGCTTAATTCAGTCCGACAGACTGGAAATACAACACGAAGTGGGCAACGAGGAAACCAGTCTTGGAGAGCAGTGAGCCGGACTAACCCAAATAGTGGTGACTTCAGGTTCAGTTTGGAAATAAATGTCAACCGTAATAATGGGAACACAAATCCAGAAACTGAGAATGAGCCATCTGTAGAGCCTTCCAGTGGGGAGGATTTGGAGAACAGCCAAAGTGACTCTGAAATTCCAAGGTCTGAATCACCATCTGTAAGGCAGCCTGGATCAGAAAGGAGCACTTCGGAGGAGCTAACAGCTGAGGAAGCTTCCCCTCCTAGAGGGCAGAGGAGAGCGAGAAGTAGGAGTCCAGAACAGCGGAGAACACGGGCTAGGACTGATAGAAGTAGGTCACCTATTAATCCAGTGAGTGAGACTCCTCGCAGGTCTCATCTCAATACATCATCTCAAACTCTTGACCACTCCTCAGTGAATGAAGCTGAGGGAAGTTCTAGAACTAGGCAGCATGTGACATTAAGGCAGCATACAGTGGGGACTGAGATGCCAAGTGAAAATGCAGTTCTGTTTTCGACCCCTGAAGCAAGACCTGTTCCTCAAGCAGCAGGTTCTTCAGAAACTAACAGCACCAGTGAGTCCGCAACTCCTGGGCAGAGGCCTCCTACCATAGTACTTGATCTTCAGGTGAGAAGAGTTCGTCCAGGGGAATATCGGCAAAGAGACAGCATAGCCAACAGAACTCGGTCCAGGTCCCAGACACCTAACAACACAGTCACTTACGAAAGTGAACGGGGAGGGTTTAGGCGCACGTTTTCACGTTCAGAACGGGCTGGAGTGAGAACTTACGTCAGTACCATTAGGATTCCTATCCGTAGGATCTTAAACACAGGCTTGAGTGAGACTACATCAGTTGCTATTCAGACTATGCTAAGGCAGATAATGACAGGCTTTGGAGAGCTGAGTTACTTTATGTATAGTGATAGTGATGCAGATCCTAGTGGCCCAACTCCAAATCAGAACGTGGATGCTTCTGAGCCACAGAACGGAGGTGGTGGTACTTCAAGCAATGAAAGTACAGATGCTAGCTCAGGGGAGGTGTATGAAGGTGGTAATGAAGGTGGTTCAACATCTGGTGCCAGACGGGAAGGTCGGAATACAAGGGGATCGGTCACATTTGAAGAAAGTGGTTCTCTACCATTCCTTAGCCTAGCACAATTTTTCCTACtaaatgaagatgatgatgacCAACCAAGAGGACTCACCAAAGAACAAATTGACAACCTAGCCATGAGGAATTTTGGTGAGAGCGATGCTCTGAAAACCTGTAGTGTGTGTATTACAGAGTACACAGAAGGCAACAAGCTCCGTAAATTGCCTTGTTCGCACGAGTATCATGTCCACTGCATTGATCGCTGGTTATCAGAAAATTCCACTTGTCCTATTTGTCGCAGAGCAGTCTTAGCTTCTGGTAACAGAGAGAGTGTTGTCTAA
- the LOC138690789 gene encoding uracil phosphoribosyltransferase homolog, translating into MAPTEYPKSLAYAQAVHEMLEIMPEDKDCLLQGPASLQNAISLPSLLQAGLCLFVTATTGHKYEGVRFEKGNCGVSIMRSGEAMEQGLRDCCRSIRIGKILIQSDEETQRAKVYYAKFPPDIYRRKVLLMYPILSTGNTVIEAVKVLAEHGVQPSVIILLSLFSTSAKSIIQEFPEITILTTEVHPPVAPTHFGQKYFGTD; encoded by the exons ATGGCACCCACAGAG TACCCAAAGTCACTGGCATACGCTCAAGCTGTACATGAGATGTTAGAAATCATGCCCGAAGATAAAGATTG TCTTTTGCAGGGCCCTGCTTCGTTGCAAAATGCGATATCCCTACCATCACTTTTGCAGGCAGGCTTGTGCTTGTTTGTGACCGCTACAACAGGGCACAAGTATGAAGGAGTGAGATTTGAAAAGGGAAACTGCGGAGTCAGCATAATGAGAAGCG GCGAGGCAATGGAACAAGGTTTACGAGACTGCTGTAGATCAATCCGCATAGGAAAAATCCTGATACAGAGCGACGAGGAGACTCAAAGAGCGAAAGTGTACTATGCTAAGTTTCCACCAGACATTTACAGGAGAAAGGTTCTTCTTATGTACCCAATACTAA gTACTGGTAATACTGTCATTGAGGCTGTCAAAGTTCTTGCAGAACATGGCGTACAACCAAGTGTCATTATCCTGCTAAGCCTATTCTCCACAA GTGCCAAATCGATCATCCAGGAATTCCCAGAGATCACCATTTTAACTACAGAAGTTCATCCTCCTGTTGCACCAACACACTTTGGACAGAAGTATTTTGGAACAGACTGA